Below is a window of Georgenia soli DNA.
TCGAGGACACCATCGCCTGGTACCGCGACAACGAGGACTGGTGGCGGCCGCAGAAGGCCGCCGTGGAGGCGAAGTACGCCGCCCAGGGGCAGTAGCTCCTGCACCCAGCGGCGCGGCCCGGTCGAGACTTGGTCTCGGCCGGGCCGCTCCCGTCCACGCTCAGGAGACGGTCAGAGGCTCGTCCCCTGGCACAGCCGCACGCGTCCCGGCACCAGGCGTCCTATCCCAGGCACCCATCCGGCTGACGATCGCAAGAAGGAACCCGGCGAACGCCGCCGAACCCACGAGCCACACGACCATCGGCGAGACGGCGCTGTCCCACCACCACTCCGGCAGAGCGTTGAGGTTGAAGCCCGTGACGTCGTCACCGGTCACGTACCGCCGGATGTTGTTGTGCATCGCGAAGGAGTTCGCCAGAGCCAGCGTGGCCACCATCAGTCCGAGCTGCCCTCGGGAGAGCCGCCCACCGACGGCGGAGCGCCACAGCGCAACCCCGGCGAGCAGCACCATCAGCGGCATGATGTACCGCGGCTGCACGGCGCCGCCGACCGGGGCGTTGGCACGGAACATGAGGACCATCGGCAGCAGCCACAGCAACCCGAGTATCCCCGCAAGCACGAGGCCGTCCCGGCGGGTCACGTGCGGCAGCGCCGTGAAGACGATCGCACCGAAGACGACGAGACCCCCCACAGCGACGAAGGCGGGCATCTCGGTGTCGAGCCAACCGAGGTCCCAGGACCCGAACACGCCGGCCCAGAGGCTCGGGACGTTCATGCCGTTGTCCCACAGCAGCTGCCCCATGCCCAGCTTCCCGGGCGTGTCGGCCGTCGGGTCCTCCATGGCGGCGCTGATGGTGTTGCCCGAGCTGAGGGCGCGGGACTGCCGTGACGCGAAGAAGAAGGCGGCAGCCATGGTGAGGACGAGCGCCGGCGCGACGAGATCGCTCCACCGCAGTCGTACGGGGCGCCACCAGCTGGCCGTCCCAGGCCGCCACCAGTGGAGGAAGATCGCGGAGAAGGCCGCCACGACGACGTAGGCCGCTGAGTCGGCTCGTGAACCGGTCCCCATGAAGGCGGCAACCAGGGTGACCCCGCCCAGCGCATATCGCCGTCGTCCCTCGCTCTCGAAGAAGCCGGAGAGTCCGACGAAGACCGCCAGCGCCGCGAAGATCGCCCAGCCGCTCGGGTTGATCGACGCGACGAGGAACGCACCCAGCGGGATGAGCGTGATCGTGACGGCGAGTGCGACTGCGTTGCGGCGGCTGCGGGGCAGCAGCGCGTAGAGGGCGGTCAGCACCCCGACGACGAGGATCGCGTTGAGCGCGCGCATGGCGAGCACCGACGTCTCGACGTTCTCCCCGACGAGCAGGCTGTTGACCCAGTAGAAGCCTGCCGGGTAGATGCTCGTGAAGTTTCCGCGCCCGGTGGAGACCATCTGTTCCACGGGCGCGTCCATCCGCTCCTCGTAGCACTCGGCGCTGAGCGATGACTCCAGCGCGTAGCAGATGCCGCCGGCCACGGGCGCCGGCACCGACTGCTCGACGGCGGTGGCTCCTGGCTCGCAGACCCCTTCGCGCTCGCCCTGGCCGCACCAGATGCTGGCGAGGTGGAAGTCCTCGTCCGGGCTGGAGCCCACCGGGGAGGCGACGCTCCAGGCCAGGAGCGTGACGAGGAGCAGCACGGGTGCCAGGAAGATGGAGTACCGGCGTGCGGGGTTGAGCAGTCGTTTCCAGCGGGGCACGCCCGCCACCCTAACGTGGCGCGTCTCAGCCCCTGCGGATCTCCACCCACGCCCGCGCCCGCAGTCCGAGAGAGATCAGCCACCTCAGCGGCGCGAGGTACCACGCGCTGTAGCGCCGGAGGAGGTACGTCTCCGCGCTCTGGTGGTGCGCCCGGACCATCGGCGCGGGCCGGTGCCGCCAGCTCGCCCCCTGGTCGTGCACCACCTGGGCCGTCGGGACGTACACGTTGCGCCAGCCCGCCCGGCCGAGGCGGTCGCCGAGGTCGACGTCCTCGAAGAACATGAAGTACCGCTCGTCGAACCCGCCGAGCGGCGCGAGCGCCTCCCGGCGGAGCAGCAGGCACGCGCCGGAGAGCCACCCCACCGCGTGCTCGGTGAGAAGCATCTCCTCCTGCCCCTGGCGGTACGCCCTCGTCCACGGGTTGCCCGGCCAGATCTTGACGAAGAGGGCGTGCCCCGCCCCCTGCGTCAGCGACGGCACGGCGCGGGCGGAGGGATAGACGGTGCCGTCCGTGTTGAGGATCCTGGGTCCGAGCGAGCCCGCCCGCGGGTTCCGGTCGCCCGCCGCAAGCAGCTCGTCCAGGGAGCCGGGGTGCCAGACGATGTCCGGGTTGGCGACGACGACCCACGGCTCCTCGCCACGCCTCGCCCCGATGTTCGCGGCGGCCCCGTAGCCGAGGTTCGTCCCCGGCCGCACCACCTCGGCGCCGTGGCGGGCGGCGACGTCGTCGACGACGGCGGTCTCGGTGCCGTTGTCGACGATCACCAGCGTCACCGGCGCGGACGACGCCGACCGGAGGGACTCGGCGAAGTGCTCGAGCTCGTCGCCGGGGTTGAAGGCGACGGTGACCACCCGCACCCGGGGCGGTTGGCTCACGGGCGGACGCCCGCGCTCATGCGCCGCCGCCGATCACCAGACGGGGGGTGCCGTTCCAGGCGGCGGGGTCGGTGACGCGGCGGCCGTCGAAGAGGAGGCGCAGTCCGGGCAGGTCGGCAGGGGCCAGGTCGGCGTACTCGGGGTGGTCGGCCTGGACGATCGCCAGGTCGACCTCCTCACCGAGGTGGTACGGCTCCCACCCGAACCCGGCCAGCTCGTCGTCGGTGTACATCGGGTCGTGCACCGCCACCCGCGCCCCCCGCTCGCGCAGGGCGTCGACGGTGGCGAAGACCCCGGAGAACGCCGTCTCTTTGACCTTCCCCCGGTAGGAGGCGCCCAGCACCACGGCGCGCAGCCCGGACAGGTCACCGAGAACCTCCGCGGCCCGGGCGACCACGTGCTCGGGCATCGCGGCGTTGGACTGCCGCGCGGTGCGCACGATGGACGCGTCCGGGTCGGTGGACAGGTACAGGCGCG
It encodes the following:
- a CDS encoding DUF2142 domain-containing protein, with amino-acid sequence MPRWKRLLNPARRYSIFLAPVLLLVTLLAWSVASPVGSSPDEDFHLASIWCGQGEREGVCEPGATAVEQSVPAPVAGGICYALESSLSAECYEERMDAPVEQMVSTGRGNFTSIYPAGFYWVNSLLVGENVETSVLAMRALNAILVVGVLTALYALLPRSRRNAVALAVTITLIPLGAFLVASINPSGWAIFAALAVFVGLSGFFESEGRRRYALGGVTLVAAFMGTGSRADSAAYVVVAAFSAIFLHWWRPGTASWWRPVRLRWSDLVAPALVLTMAAAFFFASRQSRALSSGNTISAAMEDPTADTPGKLGMGQLLWDNGMNVPSLWAGVFGSWDLGWLDTEMPAFVAVGGLVVFGAIVFTALPHVTRRDGLVLAGILGLLWLLPMVLMFRANAPVGGAVQPRYIMPLMVLLAGVALWRSAVGGRLSRGQLGLMVATLALANSFAMHNNIRRYVTGDDVTGFNLNALPEWWWDSAVSPMVVWLVGSAAFAGFLLAIVSRMGAWDRTPGAGTRAAVPGDEPLTVS
- a CDS encoding glycosyltransferase family 2 protein, coding for MSQPPRVRVVTVAFNPGDELEHFAESLRSASSAPVTLVIVDNGTETAVVDDVAARHGAEVVRPGTNLGYGAAANIGARRGEEPWVVVANPDIVWHPGSLDELLAAGDRNPRAGSLGPRILNTDGTVYPSARAVPSLTQGAGHALFVKIWPGNPWTRAYRQGQEEMLLTEHAVGWLSGACLLLRREALAPLGGFDERYFMFFEDVDLGDRLGRAGWRNVYVPTAQVVHDQGASWRHRPAPMVRAHHQSAETYLLRRYSAWYLAPLRWLISLGLRARAWVEIRRG